One stretch of Daphnia pulicaria isolate SC F1-1A chromosome 6, SC_F0-13Bv2, whole genome shotgun sequence DNA includes these proteins:
- the LOC124344064 gene encoding microtubule-associated protein RP/EB family member 1-like isoform X2 gives MAVNVYSTSVTTENLSRHDMLAWVNDCLMSSLTKIEEMCTGAAYCQFMDMLFPGSMMVKKVKYKTNLEHEYIQNFKLLQGSFKKMNVDKIIPIDKLVKGRFQDNFEFVQWFKKFFDANYQGQDMEGYNALEVRGGEQLGWGTGANVPRSSHPPITPATAPRAPPQALAKPQAARPAPPRNNSTPASNMTSAARGGATVGMNSAGKIHEAKIEELNSSIMEMKLTLEGMEKERDFYFGKLRDIELLCQDITQEDNPIIQKILAKLYATEDGFAAPEEVEGVPPPEEEY, from the exons ATggctgtaaatgtgtattcaACTAGCGTAACAACAGAAAACCTTAGTAGACATGACATGTTGGCGTGGGTCAATGATTGCCTCATGTCAAGCTTAACGAAGATTGAGGAAATGTGCACAGGAGCTGCCTATTGCCAGTTTATGGATATGCTTTTTCCAG gatcaATGATGGTGAAAAAAGTCAAGTATAAAACAAACCTTGAGCACGAATACATCCAGAACTTCAAACTCCTTCAaggatcttttaaaaaaatgaatgtcgATAAG ATCATCCCGATCGACAAGTTGGTGAAAGGTCGATTTCAAGATAATTTCGAGTTCGTCCAGTGGTTTAAGAAATTCTTTGACGCCAATTACCAAGGGCAGGACATGGAAGGGTACAACGCCCTAGAGGTCCGCGGAGGCGAGCAATTGGGTTGGGGAACCGGAGCAAACGTTCCGCGTTCTTCGCATCCGCCCATTACCCCTGCCACCGCTCCTCGGGCCCCTCCTCAAGCGCTGGCCAAACCACAGG cTGCCCGGCCTGCTCCTCCTAGGAATAATTCCACTCCAGCCTCCAACATGACAAGTGCAGCTCGAGGAGGTGCAACTGTTGGAATGAATTCGGCTGGAAAGATCCATGAAGCCAAGATCGAAGAGTTGAATTCTTCGATTATGGAAATGAAATTAACGCTGGAGGGCATGGAAAAAGAACGTGATTTCTATTTCGGAAAACTTCGCGACATTGAGCTATTGTGTCAAGACATCACTCAAGAAGATAATCCCATCATTCAGAAAATTTTGGCGAAGCTTTACGCTACCGAAGATGGTTTCGCAGCTCCCGAAGAAGTCGAAGGCGTTCCTCCCCCGGAAGAAGAGTATTAA
- the LOC124344064 gene encoding microtubule-associated protein RP/EB family member 1-like isoform X1 yields the protein MAVNVYSTSVTTENLSRHDMLAWVNDCLMSSLTKIEEMCTGAAYCQFMDMLFPGSMMVKKVKYKTNLEHEYIQNFKLLQGSFKKMNVDKIIPVDKLIKGRFQDNFEFLQWFKKFFDANYDGSPYDALEARGGEVLGLGPATQGGSQSHLGGSGRHSPSTGSYSRQAYNKPAPHRTAARPAPPRNNSTPASNMTSAARGGATVGMNSAGKIHEAKIEELNSSIMEMKLTLEGMEKERDFYFGKLRDIELLCQDITQEDNPIIQKILAKLYATEDGFAAPEEVEGVPPPEEEY from the exons ATggctgtaaatgtgtattcaACTAGCGTAACAACAGAAAACCTTAGTAGACATGACATGTTGGCGTGGGTCAATGATTGCCTCATGTCAAGCTTAACGAAGATTGAGGAAATGTGCACAGGAGCTGCCTATTGCCAGTTTATGGATATGCTTTTTCCAG gatcaATGATGGTGAAAAAAGTCAAGTATAAAACAAACCTTGAGCACGAATACATCCAGAACTTCAAACTCCTTCAaggatcttttaaaaaaatgaatgtcgATAAG ATCATCCCTGTGGACAAATTGATCAAGGGTCGCTTCCAGGACAACTTTGAATTTCTCCAATGGTTCAAGAAGTTCTTTGACGCCAACTATGATGGTTCACCATATGATGCACTCGAAGCTCGCGGTGGCGAAGTTTTGGGTCTTGGGCCAGCAACGCAAGGTGGATCCCAGTCTCATTTGGGAGGATCGGGTCGGCACTCGCCGTCGACGGGGTCTTACTCGCGACAGGCTTACAACAAGCCTGCCCCTCACAGAACTG cTGCCCGGCCTGCTCCTCCTAGGAATAATTCCACTCCAGCCTCCAACATGACAAGTGCAGCTCGAGGAGGTGCAACTGTTGGAATGAATTCGGCTGGAAAGATCCATGAAGCCAAGATCGAAGAGTTGAATTCTTCGATTATGGAAATGAAATTAACGCTGGAGGGCATGGAAAAAGAACGTGATTTCTATTTCGGAAAACTTCGCGACATTGAGCTATTGTGTCAAGACATCACTCAAGAAGATAATCCCATCATTCAGAAAATTTTGGCGAAGCTTTACGCTACCGAAGATGGTTTCGCAGCTCCCGAAGAAGTCGAAGGCGTTCCTCCCCCGGAAGAAGAGTATTAA
- the LOC124343494 gene encoding proteasome subunit beta type-2-like produces the protein MECVLGIACNDFVILASDMTNAHSILVNKQDEDKMFKLSDRLLMAVTGESGDTTQFAEYIEKNIQLYKMRNGYELSPPAAANFTRRNLADSLRSRSPYMVNFLLAGYSERTGPELYWMDYLASMIKTPFATHGYGGMFSIGIMDRYYRPDLTEQEAYDIMKKCVAEIQKRLIINLPNFQVKVLDKNGIHALDVIRSQNLSA, from the exons ATGGAGTGTGTTTTGGGTATTGCTTGCAATGATTTTGTCATTTTGGCATCAGATATGACTAATGCTCACAGCATTCTTGTCAATAAACAAG atGAGGACAAAATGTTCAAGCTGTCCGATAGACTGCTGATGGCAGTAACTGGAGAATCTGGTGATACTACTCAGTTTGCTGAAtacattgaaaaaaacatcCAGCTTTACAAAATGAGAAACGGTTATGAGTTGTCACCTCCTGCAGCAGCTAACTTTACACGTCGTAACTTGGCTGATTCTCTTCGTAGCAGG tCACCCTATATGGTCAACTTCCTTCTAGCTGGATACAGTGAGAGGACTGGCCCAGAGCTTTACTGGATGGATTATCTGGCATCTATGATCAAAACTCCCTTTGCTACTCATGGATATGGAGGCATGTTCAGCATCGGCATTATGGATCGCTATTACCGTCCAGATCTGACAGAACAGGAAGCATATGATATCATGAAGAAGTGTGTCGCGGAAATCCAAAAGCgtcttattatcaaccttCCTAATTTTCAAGTTAAAGTATTGgacaaaaatggaattcatGCTTTGGATGTCATAAGATCCCAGAACTTATCTGCCTAG
- the LOC124343495 gene encoding cytochrome c oxidase assembly protein COX20, mitochondrial-like — translation MSNDDDSKVKASILGRDLGSIPCFRSSFLNGIGGGIATGLTYFLFTSKVKQACNTAVLSFAGITLSYWVYCRYSWSQNKFNVTMLKTAMKEQVAREGTDTDLQLSRPQDKS, via the exons ATGTCTAACGATGACGATAGCAAAGTCAAA GCATCGATTTTAGGGAGGGATTTGGGTTCAATACCCTGTTTCCGAAGCTCATTTTTAAATGGAATTGGTGGCGGAATTGCTACTGGACtgacatattttttgtttaccagTAAGGTAAAGCAAGCCTGCAATACAGCTGTTCTTTCATTTGCTGGGATCACTTTATCATACTG GGTTTACTGCAGATATTCCTGGTCACAGAACAAATTCAACGTGACCATGCTCAAAACAGCCATGAAAGAACAAGTTGCCAGAGAAGGAACTGACACTGATCTTCAACTCAGCAGACCACAAGATAAAAGTTGA
- the LOC124343493 gene encoding serine/threonine-protein phosphatase 4 regulatory subunit 3A-like, translated as MTDTRRRVKLYALNAERQWDDRGTGHVTSSYVDRLKGVSLLVRAEVDGSLLLESKIQPDTAYQKQQETLIVWSEGDNFDLALSFQEKAGCDEIWEKICQVQGKDPSVDITQDFVEESEDERFEDMSDTAPPVELPPCELNKLETINELIASCLSSAVRREKLSTALEIEGYIRKLLNLFHICEDLENLEGLHHLFEVFKNIFLLNKNALFEVMFAEDTIFDVVGCLEYDPNAKIRKKHRDYLRQMAKFKEVIPITNPELLAKIHQTYRVQYIQDVVLPTPSVFEENMLSTLSSFIFFNKVEIVSLIQDDEKFLNELFTHLTDETMEISKRRDLVLFLKEFCTFSQTLQPQSRETFFKTLASLGILPALEITLGVDDLATKSASIDILSYIVEFSPSMVRDYMLQQVNSAEDENLLLNIIIEQMMCDSDPELGGAVQLSGILRLLIDPENMLASINKSEKADFLNFFYKHSMHVLVNPLLSNTTNDRPTKEDYPTVQLLGLILELLSFCVEHHTYHIKNYILNRDLLRRILVLMRSRHTFLVLSALRFLRKIISLKDEFYNRYIVKSNLLSPVVDAFLRNNGRYNLLDSAILELFEFIRSEDIKSLCVYVVDTFGKALDKVEYVQTFKCLRLRYDQQQDRIGERERSTSALDSVPSILRTTRYRRDPRQLEEEEEIWFNSEDDDAEDNGSDAVTPSHTASIPSNTQQVQTVAPTTSPTSPIAFSKANVISPKANHSGGSNSPIIGASSNGGSSSPSTLSPTTSPVPPSTDVQSPSTMKKALVDYDGDSEEEEEATAADPIPGEVAEEVEPKKDIDSAVPVISPVDAGEDDDAESPNKRAKLT; from the exons ATGACTGATACTCGACGACGAGTGAAGTTGTACGCTCTTAATGCGGAAAGACAGTGGGATGACAGAGGTACTGGACATGTCACATCTTCATATGTTGACAGGCTGAAAGGAGTATCACTCCTAGTCAGAGCTGAAGTTGATG GTTCACTACTTCTCGAATCTAAAATTCAGCCTGATACGGCATATCAGAAACAGCAAGAAACGTTAATAGTCTGGTCTGAAGGTGACAATTTCGATTTGGCACTTAGCTTCCAAGAAAAAGCTGGTTGTGATGAAATTTGGGAGAAAATCTGTCAA GTACAAGGCAAAGATCCTTCAGTTGACATTACACAAGATTTCGTTGAAGAGTCTGAAGATGAGAGATTTGAAGACATGTCTGACACAGCTCCGCCTGTGGAGTTGCCACCTTGTGAACTCAACAAGCTAGAAACCATAAATGAG TTGATTGCAAGCTGTCTTTCGTCAGCtgtaagaagagaaaaattgtCTACTGCTCTTGAAATTGAGGGTTACATTCGAAAGTTGTTGAACCTTTTCCACATTTGTGAAGATCTAGAAAATCTTGAGGGTTTACATCACCTGTTTGAGGTTTTCAAGAATATCTTTCTTCTCAACAAGAATGCCCTGTTTGAAGTTATGTTTGCGGAAGACACAATTTTCGATGTCGTCGGCTGTCTTGAATACGATCCAAATGCTAAAATCCGGAAGAAACACCGTGATTATCTGAGACAAATGGCGAAATTCAAAGAAGTTATCCCAATTACTAACCCAGAGCTATTGGCTAAGATTCACCAAACGTACAGAGTACAGTACATCCAG GATGTTGTCTTGCCGACGCCTTCGGTATTTGAAGAGAATATGCTATCGACGCTTTCtagtttcatattttttaacaag GTTGAAATTGTCAGTCTCATACAGGATGatgagaaatttttaaatgagtTGTTCACTCACTTGACGGACGAAActatggaaatcagcaaacGACGGGATTTGGTTCTTTTCCTTAAAGAGTTCTGCACTTTTTCACAAACTCTACAGCCACAGAGTCGTGAAACGTTTTTCAAAACACTGGCCAGTCTAGGCATTCTTCCAGCGTTAGAAATCACACTTGGAGTTGACGATTTGGCTACCAAATCGGCCTCGATCGATATTTTGTCGTACATTGTCGAATTTTCACCATCGATGGTTCGGGACTACATGCTGCAGCAGGTCAACAGCGCTGAAGATGAAAACTTGCTTCTCAACATCATCATTGAGCAGATGATGTGCGACTCTGATCCGGAACTAGGCGGCGCTGTTCAACTCAGTGgcattttacgattgcttatcGACCCAGAAAACATGCTTGCATCCATCAACAAGTCAGAAAAAGCCGATTTTCTTAACTTCTTCTACAAGCACAGCATGCACGTGCTAGTAAATCCACTATTGTCTAATACAACCAATGATCGCCCGACGAAAGAAGACTACCCCACCGTTCAACTGCTGGGGCTCATCCTTGAACTCTTGTCTTTTTGTGTCGAACACCACACGTATCACATAAAGAACTATATCCTCAATCGCGATCTCCTTCGGCGTATCTTGGTCCTTATGAGGTCTAGGCACACTTTTCTTGTCCTCAGTGCCCTTCGTTTCTTACGGAAGATCATTTCACTTAAAG ATGAATTCTACAATCGCTACATCGTGAAAAGCAACTTGCTTTCGCCGGTCGTGGATGCCTTCTTGCGCAACAATGGCCGATACAATTTGCTTGATTCAGCCATTCTTGaactctttgagtttattaGGTCGGAAGACATCAAATCTTTGTGCGTTTACGTTGTCGACACCTTTGGCAAGGCACTGGATAAGGTCGAGTACGTCCAGACCTTCAAATGTCTTAGGCTACGATATGATCAACAGCAAGATAGAATAGGCGAGAGAGAACGATCGACATCAGCACTAGACAG TGTCCCTTCAATACTGCGAACCACAAGATACCGACGTGATCCCCGTCAgctggaagaggaagaagaaatttggtTCAATTCAGAAGATGACGACGCCGAAGACAATGGGAGCGACGCCGTGACACCTTCCCATACGGCATCAATACCCTCCAATACCCAGCAGGTGCAAACAGTCGCCCCTACAACATCTCCAACATCGCCAATCGCCTTTTCAAAGGCTAACGTGATATCCCCGAAAGCGAATCACAGCGGTGGCTCAAACAGTCCCATAATCGGTGCATCTTCTAATGGCGGCAGCTCTTCGCCTTCAACGTTGTCTCCTACGACATCTCCTGTTCCTCCATCAACAGATGTCCAGTCGCCCTCTACTATGAAGAAG gcGTTGGTTGATTACGATGGTGactctgaagaagaagaggaagcaacagcagcagatccAATCCCTGGGGAAGTAGCAGAAGAAGTGGAGCCTAAAAAGGACATTGATTCTGCTGTCCCTGTTATTTCCCCTGTTGACGCTGGCGAAGATGACGACGCGGAATCACCGAACAAACGCGCCAAACTGACCTGA